In Paramagnetospirillum magnetotacticum MS-1, the following proteins share a genomic window:
- a CDS encoding DUF6641 family protein codes for MSLSELKFSTDKRPTPAFRANPTEKARSAVLASIAVQRTLLNSERTGTAHSITKTVKTVDTDGNVITNTVQRKPRKWWFTNPQGVFLIEVLFGGQPIAINGKQTAIEAGDLDGVEKVLTIIATAVGAGELDKVLADAKSKRKAGRPKKAS; via the coding sequence ATGTCCCTTTCCGAATTGAAGTTCAGCACCGATAAGCGTCCCACTCCTGCTTTTCGTGCCAATCCCACCGAGAAGGCTCGGAGTGCCGTTCTTGCCAGCATTGCCGTTCAACGCACCCTGTTGAATTCGGAACGCACTGGCACCGCCCACAGCATCACCAAGACGGTCAAGACCGTTGATACCGATGGCAATGTCATCACCAACACGGTGCAGCGGAAGCCCCGCAAATGGTGGTTCACGAATCCGCAGGGCGTGTTCCTGATCGAGGTTCTGTTTGGTGGTCAGCCCATCGCCATCAACGGCAAGCAGACTGCCATTGAAGCTGGAGACCTTGATGGGGTGGAGAAGGTGCTGACCATCATCGCCACCGCCGTTGGTGCTGGCGAGTTGGACAAGGTTCTGGCTGATGCCAAATCCAAGCGGAAGGCTGGTCGCCCCAAGAAGGCGTCCTGA
- a CDS encoding TIR domain-containing protein — protein MARHTFFSFHFERDVWRAGQVRNSWVTQDRAAAGFWDSAAWEEVKRKGEAAIKTWIDDQLKGTSVTVVLIGSETSTREYVGYEITQSHKKGNGLLGIYIHNLKDSSSKTDTKGANPFSNWTFKDAQGNVVTYPTYDWVNDDGYNKMGNWIEAAAKKAGR, from the coding sequence ATGGCACGGCATACCTTTTTTAGTTTTCACTTCGAGCGTGATGTGTGGCGGGCAGGGCAGGTTCGGAATAGCTGGGTCACGCAAGATAGAGCCGCCGCAGGATTTTGGGATTCGGCGGCATGGGAAGAGGTCAAGAGAAAAGGTGAGGCAGCCATCAAGACATGGATCGATGACCAACTGAAAGGCACATCGGTCACCGTCGTACTAATTGGTTCTGAGACTTCGACTCGAGAATATGTTGGGTACGAAATCACTCAAAGCCATAAGAAAGGGAATGGCTTGCTGGGAATCTACATTCACAATCTGAAGGATTCCAGCAGCAAGACCGACACAAAAGGGGCAAATCCCTTCAGCAATTGGACGTTCAAAGATGCCCAGGGCAATGTGGTGACCTATCCCACCTATGACTGGGTCAACGATGACGGCTACAACAAGATGGGTAACTGGATTGAAGCTGCCGCAAAGAAGGCGGGGCGGTAA
- a CDS encoding DUF6626 family protein, whose amino-acid sequence MTNITFNNVTNRLKAAGKIKSEADMGNLLGKGQSYVSSRKSKNRPPSLDALTHLAFNLEQDIQEFQDEAREGLASAEEWESASILWDLQNEVFAVIRETVQRDRPEIFDRHPELKRMTSWIKD is encoded by the coding sequence ATGACGAATATTACTTTTAACAATGTTACAAACAGATTGAAGGCTGCTGGCAAAATTAAATCAGAAGCCGATATGGGGAACCTACTGGGGAAAGGTCAATCCTACGTATCATCAAGAAAGTCCAAGAATCGACCACCATCACTTGACGCGTTGACCCATTTAGCTTTCAATCTGGAGCAGGACATCCAAGAATTTCAGGATGAAGCCCGTGAGGGATTGGCATCGGCGGAAGAATGGGAATCTGCCAGCATCTTGTGGGATCTCCAGAACGAGGTGTTCGCCGTTATCAGGGAAACGGTGCAACGGGACCGTCCCGAGATATTTGACCGTCATCCCGAATTGAAGCGGATGACCTCTTGGATCAAGGACTGA